A genome region from Corynebacterium uberis includes the following:
- a CDS encoding zinc-dependent metalloprotease, translating to MSTGGFGFHFGNFGDDNNDDRSGDSGKPGDSGSNNDGNRGGSNPFEAFGFGGAGGGLGDILSQFGQMLSGMGSSMNSPDGAGPVNFDMAERIARQRLDAQHRAGSVKDSDTAAVAEAVRLADLWLSEATELPAGEGTPVAWSAEDWLNKTMPMWKRLVTPVAEHMGQAQLDSLPEEARSMMGPMAAMMKQMSGMNFGMQLGHALGDLATQALTGSDFGIPVAPTGTTALLTGNIQTLARDLGIASQEVLVYIAAREAARQRLFRHVPWLVERLVSSVEEYAQGLVIDTSHIEEAARGLNLESGDPSAIQEAMSQLQGMDLSPRITSRNAAAVTRLETLLALIEGWVEHVVTAAMGERIPSTAAMNEAWRRRRATGGSAEQAFSRVVGIEFAAPKVAEAMELWARADTAVGPQRRDAVWDHPDFLPVAEDLDNSAEFIDGLIDDGGMADFDPISEIEALEKRLATEEGSTDAATEGTEKETETPDSDSDSDDGQDQQPRSDS from the coding sequence ATGAGCACAGGCGGATTTGGCTTCCATTTTGGCAACTTTGGCGATGACAACAATGACGATCGTTCCGGCGACTCCGGCAAGCCCGGCGACTCCGGGTCCAATAATGACGGCAACCGGGGCGGATCGAATCCTTTCGAGGCCTTCGGCTTCGGCGGCGCCGGCGGTGGCCTAGGCGATATTCTTAGCCAATTTGGGCAGATGCTGAGCGGCATGGGTTCCTCCATGAACTCCCCGGACGGGGCGGGGCCGGTGAACTTTGATATGGCTGAGCGCATTGCTCGCCAGCGTTTAGACGCCCAGCACCGGGCCGGCAGCGTCAAGGATTCTGACACCGCCGCGGTGGCGGAGGCCGTACGCCTGGCAGACCTGTGGCTCAGTGAGGCCACGGAACTCCCCGCCGGGGAGGGCACCCCCGTGGCCTGGTCCGCGGAGGATTGGCTGAATAAGACCATGCCCATGTGGAAGCGCCTGGTCACCCCGGTCGCCGAGCACATGGGCCAGGCCCAGCTGGATTCGCTTCCGGAGGAGGCCCGCTCGATGATGGGCCCCATGGCCGCGATGATGAAGCAGATGTCCGGCATGAACTTTGGTATGCAGCTGGGCCACGCGCTCGGCGACTTGGCCACCCAGGCGTTGACTGGGTCGGACTTTGGCATTCCGGTCGCCCCCACCGGCACCACCGCGCTGCTCACCGGCAATATTCAAACCCTCGCGCGCGATCTGGGCATCGCCTCTCAGGAGGTGCTGGTCTACATCGCCGCACGCGAGGCTGCCCGCCAGCGGCTCTTCCGCCACGTGCCTTGGCTGGTGGAGCGCCTGGTTTCCTCCGTGGAGGAGTACGCGCAGGGGCTGGTCATTGACACCTCGCACATTGAGGAGGCCGCCCGCGGGCTCAACCTGGAGTCCGGCGATCCGAGTGCCATCCAGGAGGCGATGAGCCAGCTGCAGGGCATGGACCTGTCCCCGCGGATCACCTCCCGCAACGCCGCGGCAGTTACCCGCCTGGAGACGCTGCTGGCGCTTATCGAGGGCTGGGTTGAGCACGTGGTCACCGCGGCCATGGGCGAGAGGATCCCGTCGACCGCCGCCATGAATGAGGCGTGGCGTCGGCGCCGCGCTACCGGCGGCTCCGCCGAGCAGGCCTTCTCCCGGGTGGTGGGCATCGAATTTGCCGCCCCCAAGGTCGCGGAAGCCATGGAATTGTGGGCCCGCGCCGACACCGCCGTGGGCCCCCAGCGCCGCGATGCGGTGTGGGATCACCCGGACTTCCTCCCCGTCGCGGAGGACCTGGACAACTCTGCCGAGTTCATTGACGGGCTCATCGATGATGGCGGCATGGCTGATTTCGATCCCATCAGCGAGATCGAGGCGTTGGAGAAGCGGCTGGCCACCGAAGAAGGCAGCACAGACGCCGCCACAGAGGGCACCGAGAAGGAGACGGAAACCCCGGATTCTGATTCGGATTCGGATGACGGGCAGGACCAACAGCCCCGCTCGGACTCCTAG
- a CDS encoding M48 family metallopeptidase, translated as MSDRSRAAAVPDGGDTPEVTVIRSARRTRTVQARWVSGKIVVRIPARMSAQEERDVVADMVARLRARSAASVGDAELASRAAALNADYLEGRARAGSVSWSARQATRWGSCTTATGAIRISDRLREVPGYVLDAVLIHELVHTFIPGGHTAEFWSWANRAPQAERARGYLEAYQRWGTGSR; from the coding sequence ATGTCCGACCGCTCCCGCGCCGCTGCGGTTCCCGACGGCGGCGATACACCCGAAGTCACCGTCATTCGTTCTGCGCGGCGAACGCGGACGGTGCAGGCCCGCTGGGTCTCCGGGAAGATCGTCGTGCGCATCCCCGCCCGCATGAGCGCGCAAGAAGAGCGCGATGTGGTCGCCGACATGGTGGCCCGACTCCGGGCACGCAGCGCGGCGAGCGTCGGGGACGCGGAGCTGGCCTCCCGCGCCGCGGCGCTCAACGCCGACTACCTGGAGGGGCGCGCCCGCGCCGGATCGGTGAGCTGGTCTGCGCGCCAGGCCACCCGCTGGGGGTCCTGCACCACGGCCACGGGGGCGATTCGCATCAGCGATCGGCTGCGTGAGGTGCCCGGCTACGTCCTTGACGCGGTGCTCATCCATGAGCTCGTGCACACCTTCATCCCCGGTGGGCACACCGCCGAGTTTTGGAGCTGGGCTAATCGGGCCCCGCAGGCCGAGCGCGCCCGCGGGTACCTGGAGGCCTACCAGCGCTGGGGGACTGGCTCCCGCTAA
- a CDS encoding ATP-dependent helicase codes for MIDLEALDADQRVAATAPRGPVCILAGAGTGKTRTITYRIAHLIDAGFVSPQRVLAVTFTARAAGEMRDRLVHMGVGGVQARTFHAAARRQLRYFWPQVAGDLPWRLVDNKFPLVGRAARGVGLESHKEMVRDLLGEIEWAKASLITADQYAEAIAGSHRTPPARPEQVAEVYRRYEAAKSTPEGMLLDFDDLLLHTAGALENSPAVAEEFREQYRTFIVDEYQDVTPLQQRVLQAWLGQRDDLTVVGDANQTIYSFTGASPEFLLNFSRDYPDATVVKLQRDYRSTPQVTDLANTVIGQARGRIAGTRLQLEGVRAPGPEPEYHGYSDEPTEAREIAGAILTLLNSGVPAHEIAVLYRVNSQSAVFEQALSDAGIVYQVRGGEGFFQRPEIKQAISELVRVAQRPRDDAPLADVVRAALAPLGLTPTEPAGAQARERWQLLGALADLAEELAHDIPDLDMPGLIASLRQRAEAGQPPQVAGVTLASLHAAKGLEWDAVFLVGLVEGTLPIRHAIKAGDHQIEEERRLFYVGITRAREHLHLSWSAARQEGGRGTRKHTRFLDGIIAEPEISQTPPRGSRPQRCRVCGRALHSATQKVLGRHEDCPAEADAAVFEGLRAWRSERARELDVPAYIVFSDATLTAIAEALPSTNEELLDISGVGPVKIEKFGPSLLQALEAFR; via the coding sequence ATGATTGATCTTGAGGCGTTGGATGCGGATCAGCGGGTGGCAGCGACGGCGCCGCGGGGCCCGGTGTGCATCCTGGCCGGAGCTGGCACGGGCAAGACCCGCACCATTACGTACCGGATTGCCCATCTCATCGACGCGGGATTTGTCTCGCCCCAGCGGGTGCTGGCGGTGACGTTTACGGCCCGCGCGGCCGGGGAGATGCGCGACCGGCTGGTGCACATGGGCGTCGGCGGGGTGCAGGCGCGAACGTTTCACGCCGCGGCGCGGCGCCAGCTGCGCTACTTTTGGCCGCAGGTGGCCGGGGACCTGCCGTGGCGCTTGGTGGATAACAAGTTTCCGCTGGTGGGGCGCGCCGCGCGCGGGGTGGGCCTGGAATCCCACAAGGAAATGGTGCGCGACCTGCTCGGGGAGATCGAGTGGGCCAAGGCCTCGCTGATCACGGCGGATCAGTATGCGGAGGCGATAGCCGGCAGCCACCGCACCCCGCCGGCGCGCCCGGAGCAGGTCGCCGAGGTCTACCGGCGCTATGAGGCCGCGAAGTCAACCCCGGAAGGGATGCTGCTGGACTTTGATGACCTGTTGCTGCACACGGCAGGGGCGTTGGAAAACTCCCCGGCCGTGGCCGAGGAGTTCCGCGAGCAGTACCGCACGTTTATTGTGGACGAGTATCAGGACGTGACCCCGCTGCAACAGCGCGTGTTGCAGGCGTGGCTGGGCCAGCGCGATGACCTGACGGTGGTGGGGGATGCGAACCAGACCATTTACTCGTTCACGGGAGCCAGCCCGGAGTTCTTGTTGAACTTTTCGCGCGACTATCCGGACGCCACGGTGGTCAAGTTACAGCGGGATTACCGCTCGACTCCGCAGGTGACAGACTTGGCCAACACGGTCATCGGGCAGGCCCGCGGCCGCATCGCCGGCACTCGCCTCCAGCTGGAGGGGGTGCGCGCGCCGGGCCCGGAGCCGGAGTATCACGGCTATAGCGATGAGCCGACGGAGGCGCGGGAGATCGCGGGAGCGATTTTGACCCTGCTCAACTCGGGGGTGCCCGCCCACGAGATCGCGGTGCTCTATCGCGTCAATAGCCAGTCGGCGGTCTTTGAGCAGGCGCTGTCGGATGCCGGCATCGTCTATCAGGTCCGCGGTGGAGAGGGGTTCTTCCAGCGCCCGGAGATCAAGCAGGCGATCAGCGAGCTGGTGCGCGTGGCACAGCGCCCGCGTGACGACGCCCCCTTAGCCGACGTTGTGCGCGCCGCGCTTGCCCCGCTGGGGTTGACGCCCACCGAGCCGGCCGGTGCTCAGGCGCGGGAGCGCTGGCAGCTGCTCGGCGCGCTGGCGGACCTGGCCGAGGAGCTGGCCCACGACATTCCAGACCTGGACATGCCGGGGCTGATCGCCTCCTTGCGGCAGCGCGCGGAGGCAGGCCAACCCCCGCAGGTGGCGGGGGTGACCCTGGCCAGCCTGCACGCGGCGAAGGGCCTGGAATGGGACGCGGTTTTTCTGGTGGGGCTGGTTGAGGGCACGCTGCCCATCCGGCACGCCATCAAGGCCGGGGATCACCAGATCGAAGAAGAGCGCCGCCTGTTCTACGTGGGGATTACTCGTGCGCGCGAGCACCTGCACCTTTCGTGGTCGGCCGCCCGCCAGGAGGGCGGGCGCGGCACGCGTAAGCACACGCGTTTCCTTGACGGCATCATCGCGGAGCCAGAGATCTCTCAGACGCCACCGCGCGGCTCCCGCCCGCAGCGCTGCCGGGTGTGCGGCAGGGCGCTGCACTCGGCCACCCAGAAGGTCCTGGGCCGCCACGAGGATTGCCCGGCGGAGGCGGACGCGGCCGTGTTTGAGGGGCTGCGCGCATGGCGCAGCGAACGCGCCCGCGAGCTGGACGTGCCCGCCTACATCGTCTTTTCGGATGCCACCCTCACCGCCATTGCTGAGGCACTGCCCAGCACGAACGAGGAGCTGCTGGACATCTCCGGGGTGGGGCCGGTGAAGATAGAAAAGTTTGGCCCCTCCCTACTTCAGGCCCTGGAGGCTTTTCGGTAG
- a CDS encoding YlbL family protein codes for MVSHQSRRLTTLTWGALPLLALTVLVSLDHVPGTSIDLTVPYAAQGPGPTIDTLGAVDGKQVVEITGAQAQPTDGHLNMTTVSVRSHMTLAQALGRWLLTDDTLVPIEQVFPPDKSPEEVTQANTIAFSNSEASATVAALNHLHRALQVEVADVLGQSAAEGTLKAGDVIRAVDATPVDRPGQVRDAVARHQPGEQLALTIERDGARRDVTVTLGSDPEDQTAPLLGILMSSASADGIAVDYNLSDIGGPSAGLIFSLAVVDKLSPGSVTGGKFVAGTGTIAEDGTVGPIGGIEHKVTAAQEAGAEVFLSPAANCQAALGGKHDSMTVIKVDTLDSALRSLHDYAEGKQVPTC; via the coding sequence ATTGTGTCCCATCAAAGCCGCCGCCTAACCACACTGACCTGGGGAGCGCTGCCCCTGCTCGCGCTGACGGTGCTGGTGAGCCTGGATCATGTTCCCGGTACCAGCATTGATCTGACCGTTCCCTATGCCGCCCAGGGGCCCGGCCCCACCATCGATACGCTCGGCGCGGTTGATGGCAAGCAGGTCGTAGAGATCACCGGCGCGCAGGCCCAGCCGACCGACGGGCACCTCAATATGACCACCGTGTCAGTGCGCTCCCACATGACCCTGGCGCAGGCGCTGGGCCGCTGGCTGCTCACCGATGACACCCTGGTGCCCATCGAGCAGGTCTTCCCACCGGATAAGTCCCCCGAGGAGGTCACGCAAGCCAACACCATCGCCTTTTCCAACTCGGAGGCCTCCGCCACGGTGGCCGCCCTCAACCACCTCCACCGGGCGCTCCAAGTCGAGGTTGCAGACGTCCTTGGGCAGTCCGCTGCGGAAGGGACCCTCAAAGCCGGAGACGTCATCCGGGCAGTCGACGCCACCCCGGTGGATCGGCCCGGACAGGTGCGCGACGCGGTGGCGCGCCATCAACCCGGAGAGCAGCTTGCGCTGACCATCGAGCGCGACGGTGCGCGGCGCGATGTCACGGTCACCCTGGGCTCCGACCCCGAAGACCAGACTGCCCCCTTGTTGGGGATCCTCATGAGCTCCGCATCCGCCGACGGCATTGCTGTGGATTACAACCTCAGCGATATCGGCGGCCCCTCGGCGGGACTGATCTTCTCCCTGGCCGTGGTGGACAAGCTCAGCCCGGGGTCCGTGACCGGCGGCAAGTTCGTGGCGGGCACGGGCACCATCGCGGAGGACGGCACGGTGGGGCCCATCGGCGGCATCGAGCATAAGGTGACCGCGGCCCAGGAGGCGGGCGCGGAGGTCTTTTTGTCCCCGGCGGCCAACTGCCAGGCGGCGCTGGGCGGCAAGCATGATTCCATGACCGTGATCAAGGTGGATACCCTCGACTCGGCGTTGCGCTCCCTGCATGACTACGCGGAGGGCAAGCAGGTCCCCACCTGCTAA
- a CDS encoding potassium channel family protein has translation MPTGLTEKGSSVANRFRERFRTDGELNSLPVHGLLGVISIPGKPRSSPWVLIATRIGYALLLLIIVSVIVYLDRDGYTETLTFIDALYYSAVSLSTTGYGDITPVTQHARLLNIVLITPMRIAFLVILVGTTLSVLTEESRKSLLIQRWRNRVRNHTIVVGYGTKGRSAVAALLADGVPANQIVIIDTDRSALNRAENLGLVTVYGSATKADVLKVAGVNRARAVVVAPNMDDTAVLVTLSVRELAPSAMIVASVREHENQHLLEQSGADSVVISSETAGRMLGLATVTPSVVEMMEDLLSPDEGFSVAERPVAEDEVGANPRHLADIVLGVVRSGELYRIDSPESETVEPGDRLLFVRRVTGDDVKGQ, from the coding sequence ATGCCAACGGGGCTGACGGAGAAAGGATCCAGCGTGGCCAATAGATTCCGGGAGCGCTTTCGCACCGACGGCGAGCTCAATTCGCTTCCGGTGCACGGCCTGTTGGGGGTCATCTCTATCCCCGGCAAGCCGCGGTCGAGCCCCTGGGTGCTCATCGCTACCCGCATCGGGTATGCGCTGCTGCTGCTCATCATCGTCTCAGTCATCGTCTACCTGGACCGCGATGGCTACACAGAGACACTGACCTTCATCGACGCGCTGTACTACTCCGCGGTGTCCCTGTCGACTACCGGCTACGGGGATATCACTCCGGTGACCCAGCATGCGCGTCTGCTCAACATCGTCCTGATCACCCCGATGCGCATTGCCTTCCTGGTCATCTTGGTTGGCACCACGCTGTCGGTGTTGACGGAGGAGTCCCGTAAATCCCTGCTTATCCAGCGCTGGAGGAATCGCGTGCGCAACCACACCATCGTCGTCGGCTACGGAACCAAGGGGCGCTCAGCGGTGGCGGCGCTGCTGGCCGATGGGGTGCCGGCCAACCAGATCGTCATCATTGACACGGACCGCTCGGCGCTCAACCGGGCGGAAAACCTGGGCCTGGTCACCGTCTATGGCTCTGCCACCAAGGCGGATGTGCTCAAGGTCGCCGGTGTGAATCGGGCGCGCGCCGTGGTGGTTGCCCCCAACATGGATGACACGGCCGTCCTGGTCACGCTCTCGGTGCGCGAGCTAGCCCCCAGCGCCATGATCGTGGCCAGCGTGCGCGAGCACGAAAACCAGCACCTGCTGGAGCAGTCCGGGGCGGATTCGGTGGTGATTTCCTCCGAGACCGCCGGGCGCATGCTCGGCCTGGCCACCGTCACCCCCTCAGTGGTGGAGATGATGGAAGATTTGTTGTCGCCCGATGAGGGCTTCTCCGTGGCTGAGCGTCCCGTCGCGGAGGATGAGGTGGGGGCCAACCCGCGGCATCTGGCAGACATTGTGCTGGGCGTGGTGCGCTCCGGGGAGCTCTACCGCATCGATTCGCCGGAATCGGAGACTGTCGAGCCAGGCGACCGGCTACTATTTGTCCGCCGGGTCACCGGTGATGATGTGAAGGGGCAGTAG
- a CDS encoding PPA1309 family protein — MPHQPLTQQMLNKAMLEAVDFVHAEGWDGPPTLFGLVPADVLEEQWGASISGEDDSPLTLVVQDLPGHLRPGSGELADYLSRVTWPPQVVGAVLAQEIVFRDTATSDAAPRPARLFSGVLHTGEELTLLQLRPSPEDLERAGLFAEDQVELRGGPGVAPDVIAALAYGFDSERGEGAVN; from the coding sequence ATGCCCCACCAGCCCCTGACCCAACAAATGCTCAACAAGGCCATGCTTGAGGCCGTGGACTTTGTTCATGCCGAGGGCTGGGACGGCCCCCCAACCCTGTTTGGGCTGGTGCCGGCGGATGTGCTCGAGGAGCAGTGGGGGGCGTCGATAAGCGGAGAAGATGACTCCCCGCTGACGCTGGTGGTTCAGGATCTCCCGGGCCACCTGCGCCCCGGATCTGGTGAGCTGGCAGACTACCTGTCTCGCGTGACGTGGCCGCCGCAGGTCGTCGGCGCGGTGCTGGCACAAGAGATTGTCTTCCGCGATACCGCAACGAGCGACGCCGCGCCGCGCCCCGCCCGCCTATTTTCCGGTGTGCTCCATACCGGCGAGGAACTCACGCTGCTGCAGCTGCGCCCCTCCCCGGAGGACCTCGAACGCGCCGGACTGTTCGCAGAAGACCAGGTTGAACTGCGCGGAGGCCCCGGGGTGGCCCCGGACGTCATTGCCGCCCTGGCCTACGGTTTCGACTCCGAGCGGGGGGAAGGCGCGGTGAATTAG
- a CDS encoding NAD(+) diphosphatase, with the protein MLIGIDPQYRVAVRPGGQPVDMSGQVPLGGLTVGLGPEVSVARMSAELVDAAAAQVGGRVAAVRELSGLQLVVRAAAVLRHRETCRFDAATGAELSFAQDSLVGRTPEGAQVYPQISPAVIGLVATQDGQRVLLGRNAQRAQYFSLIAGYVELGETIEAAFVRELREETGVLGTDVRYWGSQPWPMSGSVMLGVTATCLDPTAVGPTDGELVETRWVTRAELAQLPLPAPGSIAHTMISWWANHQEHLEKGGNHD; encoded by the coding sequence GTGTTGATTGGCATTGACCCGCAGTATCGGGTGGCGGTGCGCCCGGGCGGCCAGCCGGTGGATATGAGCGGCCAGGTGCCGCTCGGCGGGTTGACGGTGGGGCTTGGCCCCGAGGTGTCGGTGGCCCGCATGAGCGCAGAGCTTGTCGACGCCGCGGCCGCACAAGTCGGCGGTCGCGTTGCGGCGGTGCGGGAGCTCAGTGGGCTGCAGCTGGTGGTGCGCGCGGCGGCGGTGCTGCGGCACCGGGAGACCTGCCGCTTCGACGCGGCGACGGGAGCCGAACTGAGCTTCGCACAAGACAGCCTGGTTGGCCGCACCCCGGAGGGCGCGCAGGTCTATCCGCAGATCAGCCCGGCGGTGATTGGGTTGGTGGCAACGCAGGACGGCCAGCGGGTCCTGCTGGGGCGCAACGCGCAGCGCGCGCAGTATTTCTCCCTGATCGCCGGCTACGTGGAGCTGGGGGAGACCATCGAGGCCGCGTTCGTGCGGGAGCTGCGCGAGGAGACCGGGGTGTTGGGTACGGATGTGCGCTATTGGGGCAGCCAGCCGTGGCCGATGTCTGGGTCTGTGATGCTCGGGGTGACGGCAACGTGCCTGGACCCCACCGCGGTCGGCCCCACGGACGGCGAGCTGGTGGAGACCCGCTGGGTCACCCGCGCCGAGCTTGCCCAGCTGCCGCTTCCCGCGCCGGGATCCATAGCGCATACGATGATCAGCTGGTGGGCGAACCACCAGGAACACCTAGAAAAGGGGGGAAATCATGATTGA